A stretch of DNA from Phoenix dactylifera cultivar Barhee BC4 unplaced genomic scaffold, palm_55x_up_171113_PBpolish2nd_filt_p 002846F, whole genome shotgun sequence:
AATAGATTATCTTGTTTGGACTGTGTGATTACCTGTTAAACAAAACTGGTTAAGAACTAAATTTCAACCAAAGACAGAAGAATCTGAGTCATGCATCGCAGtagtaaaagaaagaaataaagttaCTTATGCCATAATAGATTATATAATCCATACTGTTCAGTCCGTGCTTTCCTGTTTGATGTCCTCTGTTCTGCTTCTTCCTCGAGCGCTTTCTCTGGCTACTAGGAACCTGTATTGAGCATCATAGGATTGCATAGATGGCCCATCCAGATCATTTACCTGGTTTTGTTCAGCATGATAAGATCCATCAGATGACTCGAACACAATCCTCTTTAATCCTGAAGGTAGAACATCTTGTGAAAGAACTGGCGGTGATGTGCCCCCTCCAATTGGTCCAAAACTTTGTTCGCATGGATATTCTTCTATAGGTTTCTTAGCTTCAAGAAGTGGTTCTGTCTCTGCAGCAGCAGGACGTTGCCCCAAGagcaattgcttatgatttgcaACACCAGCTAAGTCGTCATTTGCTGGGGCAgcctgaattttttttcttttcacagTACTGCCACTAGAGTCATTCCTTGCCTGCTGTCCCGAGGCTGCATTTCCCAGATGTGATAAACCTGAGTCATTGTTCTTTTGTATTGCAGCATACAATTTACCCTTGGATTTTACAATTTCAGACATGATAATCCTTGTATCAGAGTGAGCTGCAAAACATTATGAATGATTAAAGTGACTCTATGACTTCTTAATACATGCTCTAAATTAACCAGGTACAAATCAAGTAAGCACAATAAAGAGAACCTAAGATGGATTGAATAACAGCACGTGCAGCAATCTGTTCTGCTTCCTTCTTGTTTCTTCCTGCAGCACCTGTATAAGTTTTTCCATCAAAAACCAAAGATGATATAAAAGAAGGAAGCAGCACCCCTTCTAATTGAGATGTTGTGTATGCAGGCTTCTCTATATACATCTTCACTGCATATTCGTGAAGGATAGACTTGCAGAATGTAGTATCCTGAAAAGTGGCAGATAAAGTCAGATATTTTGATATACATAATCTTTCAAATGGCAAAGTTTatgctataaaaaaaaatcagaaactcAAACATGATGTCATGAATAACACATAAGCAAAGTCATTATCAGTACCATCATTATCAACTATTTCTTCGAGAACATGTCTAGCATTTTTATACACAGACTAGTAAGTGTACATAGaaccataaattttaaattattaaaatatctaATCCACCAGCTTAACAGATTTTAGTTTTCAACTGAAGCATAGTTAGGTGGGATATTGTGATgctcaaaaaaaattatgggtAAAACATTCGTCATGATTAATGACAATACTGATTACAGCAGAGAAAGACAACTCAAAATAGTGGGGGACTTCACATtagcaaaagtaaaaataattgCATTCAGTTATAACTGAACAAAAGATTATGAAGCTCCAAAGTAAAAGTTTACAGTATTAGGGGCTAATTTCAAGCAGTTCCAGAGCTATATCAATTAGTTTTTAGTATGAAAACAAAGTGGGTAGAATGGCTTATCTCGCCCTTCCAAATGATAAGAAGTTATATTGCTTTACTGAGAAATTAACTTGCAATGCTCTCATTTTTAAGTAACACAAAGCTGGAGATAAGATATCATGGCTCATCTCACTTCCACAAGTGAACTTGTGAATGCATACATGTGCACACATTATTATGTAATGGTTGCACCCAACAAGTAACATGAAGTGAAAGTCATGAAGTCCAATTACTTAGTAATATATTTCAAATGCAAACAAATGATACAACATTCTTTGCCCTTTGTTACATGAACAATTGATCTGAAACTTTAGACAACACGTGAGACTGACAAACAAATCATATGACATCTACTGCATTATTTTCTCAAATGATCAACTGACCTGAAAATAAAGCATTGTGGTTATGATTTATATTCCATGATCTTGATGCTTTTTGTTGGGTAATCTTAAATTCACCTAAAccttattttgttttataaGCAACATACTGAATTCACAAACAAACGCATGACTTAGCAAAACAATCACAAAGAAGGAACAACAAATTTCTTAATCTTCTTAGGGTATGACTATATAATTAAAGAATACAAGGCAGCCTTAAATCTCTCGATAAGATATATTCGGATATGACATCCattgcatcatttttttttcaatgatcaACTGATCTGCAAATGTCCTATAAAGCATTGTGGTTATGATTTATATTCCATGATTTTCATGCTTTCCGTTGGGTAATCTTAAATTTACCTACATGGAACATATGTGCCTGCCTAACCCTTGTTTTGCTTTATGAGCAACATCCTGAATTAACAAACAAATGCACGACTTAGCAAAACAATAACAAAGAAGGAACAAAAGATTTCTTAATCTTCTTAGTGGATGACAATATAATTAACGAATAAAAAGTAGGCTTAGATGTCTCAATATAATATCGTAGCAGTTCTTTTTGTGTTAGCTCTCTTGTTTTATGTACAAGTATCAAAGCAAATTAAGAAACAAATAACTCAAATTGCAAGACCAGTGGCATCAATTTTTGGAGTATGGACATACACACACTACACAACATTTGGAAGCGTAAAAATGTTGCAATGACAAATTTAAATGAAACAATAATTAGATAGATTCAACATACTGCATGAATTAGGGGAATTCCTTCATCCTTTATCTTCCTAGATATGCCTTCAAGAGCAAGTTTTGCCACGTCTTGCTCTGCTTCTTTTCGACGAGGAAATGTCCGAGATGACATGAATGTCACTCCATCTATCAGAACAGTAGATCTAAATTGTGATGCATATGGATGCCCTTCATTAACAGTTTGATATATTGGCAAAGGTATGGATGACCTTTGAGCATATTCTTGTAAGCGGTTTTTATGCATGAATTGCTCTGTCAATACATGAAGAGCAAAATTGaattaatcaaaaaaagaaacatcCATTCAGTTAACTGAAGATCACCTGACTTTCTATATAACAAAGAAAATCCATAACATttaaatgaaactaaaattaGTACAACAtgtatttctttttcatttataaagaatcaaattcaaattccatcactcaaaagaaaaagaaccaaaaaaataatCTGATCATACGAAGAAAAAAGATAACCAAGAAAAACTGCAAGTATATTAGCCAAATCCTGCCCTACTCAAATATATACTATTCCAGCAGTTTACCTCCAGCAACATCAATCCATGATCAACCCTTAGAAAAATCCATCTCAATTAGGCCATGTCCGCTAGGCATTATTTGAGAAAACCCAttacaatctaaaactaaagtagatttaaaaaatatttgcaaGTTATTTAGAAAATTAACCAGACAAACCCACAAATTAACAAAACTTCTTTCATGCAAGAATTGCAAAATGAGAAAGCTGAGAAAATAAACTAATAATATTCTGTAGCATTAATGTTGCTAATAAAAATAGGAGCGAAAGTTACTATCCTGCTATCTTGTAGAAATGGTCACAGTTATTAACTTAAATCAGTAACTAACTACTTGCTGATAATCATGTAATACAATGCTTTGAACAACAAATGGGTGAAAGTAATACATAACACCCAATATCAGTATAACAAAACCTAGGTGATCCCCCACATACTCTATCAGCAAAGCACTTAACAAGAGGAGGTTAGGCTAGTCAATGTAGACTGGTTAGATTTGccttttagaatcaaatttttcatCACATATACAACTTCTGCAAAACTAAATTAAACATCCCACAGGACTCTTGTAACTCTCTCATAGTACACTtacttctgaaaatttcttagttaaCTAATTAGCTTAATTTATATAGTCATAGCACTAACAACAATAGGTGATCCACAgacaatttaattttcaaagtTTAAGCGACCAGTAATACAACTGCATACTTCCTATAATCCATAGCCTCGCTTCTCAAGAGAACACAGCCTTGCCGGAGAGGACATAAGCATCAACCCCCTTCCCCCTTTTTTCTAGTTTTaatctatttttccttttatcattgataggaaacaaaaaaaaaaaagaaattagatgTTGTGATTATTCTAAATTATCAGTGGATATATAGGCTGCTAATTTGTTCATGgtacaatatttttttattttttgtatgaGTCCTTTATGATCTCTATCCCTTAACACTAAAAAACTAACACCGTTGCTAATCCAAGTAGGAAGGGCGTTAAAGGAATAGGAGGCCAGGTTTTTATCATACGATAATTACAAGATCACGATTCTTAATGGGGATAGATGACTACGCCACACTGtaatgggaaaaaaaattatggtgaCTAATTGAAAGATTTAAAAATTTAGGATCAAAATATTTCTAATTCAAATTTGAAGGGTACGATGTAATtttctatttaaaataatatatattatgtatgtgTTCTGTGTGCTCATCCTAAGATAATTATAAGGAGAGGTAATAAAAAAGAGATAATTTTAGGACAAAAGATAGAAAATAAAAGTATTAACTAATGTGAAGCACCCATTAGACCACATATCATTCAATTAGTCAAGCATATACTGTCCGAGATGCTCCAAAGAAATCTCGCACTACCCTGATCAGAATGTACATGGTTGTCCCACTAGAAAAACTATTATCAAATGATAAATTGCTCAATGAAGGGGAAAACTACAATAAAAATACTAATAATGAAAAACACAATTACCGATCACTAGAATTCTTCATGGTTGAATaaattaaaagtaaagaaaaaactCATGACGCCCCAATATAGTGTTGTTGTTAAAGCCTATTTCAATATTAGAACAAGGGACATGATTAAAGAGATGTGCTATCTTGGCAAGAGATTCTAATATACTGCTCAAATTATAAGAGTAAACTCTATCACAAACTCACTTCAACAATAACTTTTAATTGgtaaaattcaataaaaatcaGGATAAAAAATCTCAAAGTACCCTGACCAAGTACATGATGGTCCAACTAGAATAACTAGAATCAAACGATGAACTTCTcaatgagagaaaaaaaagaaaaagaaaaagaaagcctaCAAATAAAACACTAATAACATTGAATAGTCATGCAATTACCAATCGCTAGAATTTGTTATGATTGAATGAATTAAGGGTAAAGAAAACTCATGTGACCTCAAAATAGTATTGTTGTTAAAGCTCATTTGAATATTAGAATGAGAGATACGATTACCAAAAGCTCATTTGTTTTTTTGGAATTTTGTTTTTCCAATGGGCGAGAGGTGATGGGGTTGGGGTGGTAGAATGTCATAAAATCTTGAATGGTATTCATAAATTTAGGATGGTCGCCTGCATCTCCTACCAAgctccatctacaactatttatATGACtcgaaaaatattttataatttttttactagtttagattaattagtttctaaaCTACGAAGAACTTAATAGTTTCATTGTCAGCATTATAGCTTTGAAGCCGTCCTCCAAAACCcc
This window harbors:
- the LOC120109808 gene encoding double-stranded RNA-binding protein 4-like; the protein is MQEQFMHKNRLQEYAQRSSIPLPIYQTVNEGHPYASQFRSTVLIDGVTFMSSRTFPRRKEAEQDVAKLALEGISRKIKDEGIPLIHADTTFCKSILHEYAVKMYIEKPAYTTSQLEGVLLPSFISSLVFDGKTYTGAAGRNKKEAEQIAARAVIQSILAHSDTRIIMSEIVKSKGKLYAAIQKNNDSGLSHLGNAASGQQARNDSSGSTVKRKKIQAAPANDDLAGVANHKQLLLGQRPAAAETEPLLEAKKPIEEYPCEQSFGPIGGGTSPPVLSQDVLPSGLKRIVFESSDGSYHAEQNQVNDLDGPSMQSYDAQYRFLVARESARGRSRTEDIKQESTD